gtgtctaattGTACGAAAATCAAGTTAAATAAAGGCTCATTtttggaagataaaaaaattttcaattactttatagCATAACAAAAACTAACGAATAATCCTTATTGTAACTTGAAAAGATTTGccgtcgtttttttttttttttttttcagtttaacagTTACTTTTCTTAcagaatattgaataaataagcaattttaAGTTTTGGgacaaaatgttaaatataattaagtcgattatttgactaattacaataattaataaatattttagatgcaAGGAGATTACCACATTTAAACTATTTGCCATATTTActgtatttgattagtatttattacagaTAAGGTCATTTAATTCCCctatctatatttaattttgtaacacTTTGTGACGCAACCTTGCATAGCTTCATTCATTAAGTACTAACAGTAGTACCTGGCATTGCCTGGAGTTATTATGAGCTGGctaaaagacaatttaaaaaaaaattaatatagaatataactccctaagaaatccagtgttactctctgttttttacttatttatatatatttatatgtgatCTGTcctcaagaaagaaagaattataataagtgtttgattttttttatatgatgggATGATTGATGTGTATTGGAGTCTCTCAAGGGCTCActcacaaaaacaaactaaccaGTGTTCCTTATGGACAGTACAAAAAGCCTACgagttttcatttttacatagtagcgtttatattttattcaaatttgaacaaatactgaaaatgcatatgaattatgatatacataatagaacaataacaaaacaaaattaaaacagtGGTTTATTTTATACATGGACAGTGCACCAgcttgcaatatttaattaatacgattagattgtttttttaagctgtAAATATGAACAAagtgcgacagggaaattttttacgtcatcaaaatttattttttcgctTAAATTAAGGTATCAGATGATATCTGAAGCAATGTTCCAATacatttgttgtttttcttgtgttttgttttaatttgataaaaatcagaccaaaattgactaaaaatgaataaaaaaggttttggaATActatagcttatattatagaaaaatattgaatgtttaattttttttccaatctttGTGAAAAATATGCATCGCCAATATATGCATtagaattattaatatagaactTCTGCCAGGAGGACTTTGCTGACTTCTGAAACAAGATCTTCTGGCCCTTCCAGTCTTGATCTCAATCCCCTTGACTTAAGTGTATGGAGAGTCTTAGAGACTAAGGTTGAGAAGACATCACACAAAAATGTGTAAGAGCTCAAAGACAACATCAAGAAGTAATAGGCCAACATGTCCGCCGATTATATTGCAGCAACTTGTGCCAAGCTCGGAcctcgtgtggaggctgtgatagagCCGGGAGGTGGTTATATTGAGTTATTCTTGCCAAGATTTattgttaaaagtttttaaataacattttccattatacttttcaaaaaaaaagttactaagGTTTTGGTTTTTGATTACTGAAAATTTCCTTGTTGCACTCAGTTTATACCATACATCAGTGAACACTATATCTAGTTCACcttgtatacatatttgatgCTATGTCTACACAAGGGTGgcttgtttttcaacttttttgaatttcgattacgacaagttcggaaaagttgtcatgagATAAGATAATATCTTacgcaaaatttcattttcctaagATGCCATCTTTAGGTGgcacatctagttcaaagtttgaaaggagacaaaagttatttatttcgtaaAATTTGATCTTTCCTTTATGTCTTCTTTGAATCTATATTAATTAGGTAAAgagtttttctcttttttcataatttgatcgagatgtgcgacctaGAGATGACCTcgtagataataaaatattgcatagATAATTTCGATACTACTGCCCCTTCTCAGAaatagccgtaatcgaaattcgaaaaaagttgaaaatcaaaccgctctaaTGCACAATCATGTTCactaataaatttacatttcttatatcaaaatatgtttatgatgtACATCAAGGGCCACTAAATACAGTGtaccctttgatttttttttcatacagttagaaagacagacaaactttgctttgttAACATAgattctataagaaaatataaaattaaactgaCAAAATCagtataaattgtgtttttttttcttaatttttgaaacgtTCTGGTCGTGCTACGAAGTGCACTGGTTCACTAGTATACTGTTTCTGATTTTAcaagttttcatatttaattatgttatgaGTAAATACCtagatttaatatatgaatttagtAGCTAGTACTCTAAAggggggggatttttttttatgcattttacgtttacttaataataatagtgttttttgtttatttttaaatacccatATAATAAAATGAGTCTTTAGTACCTTACACATAATTTTATCCAATTATTTAGAAAGCAccttttattatacatattagggTGAGGTTGGTGcccaacaaatttttaaatttagaaaaataacgaTACAACTTTTTTCTAGTACTGTACCACAGTTTCCCTGTCAGGATCCTGTGAACTTGTTTTCTTGAGATTTCTCATGGGTTTGCACCTACGGTAAATTCCCAGAAAATTCGGTATTTATAGTTTGaccaaataattttcttttaattatacataagtCACCAAAAATTAGCTTGTTCATCTCTTAATCGTTAGTCATTAATTTATGGGTCAGATCAGATTACGGAATTCAAAAACTTGTAGCTGTAGGCTCTAAAAAACCAACTTGTTTTAttaatgacaataataaaaataattgagaatataATATCTGGTAGGGCTagcttaaaaattattatttcttctaaaaaaaacttcaacttcaaaatatgtatacattatttactaactagcggtagtacctGGTATTGCCCGGAATTATTAGTTATcgaagaaaatacaaattttgctttaataatatataaatccttAGCGTTACattccgtttttcatgagcacacttacacgtagctactcactcaatacttcaACGTTctattctcaagaattaaaaaaataaaatgatttttaatactttagCTCCTTGCTATACCtcatctgaattttttttaatttatttaagtacttctttttttcattcattttataaagtgCCAATGTGCATTATACTCCCTTTCgccccccttttttttctttatactttatTCGTGATATAAATCAGGGAACACTTTATACAGTGCACCCCGTGACGTCTTTTCATACATGCATATatacttaaactattttttgtatttgaaaagcTTTTTCCAGTCACAATCTCTGGACCAATTTCTCccttatcctgatttatgagtagAACAAATATGATGTATGCAAAtctttaaacttcatatgacgttattgtgccaatgctcacaattttgaaaaacacatGAGGTCCtcaataatttatctattaaatcAATCTCTATATAccgaattttgaaaataaaaaataaataaaaattagaacagTTTTAGACCGGTCTAGTATTTTCATACCGAACCTAGCACcataaaatgtatatgaatatatatttatatacattttttcatttttcttcaccTTAATGAAGTTGAGTATGCAATTAGGatgtcttatatatataatgtatttttttaagcaccTCCACACACTCTCATTATTCTTTgcctatgaataattataatcaagacATCTGCCGTTTCTTTTTCATTCTTCTcctttttgaatgaatataaatacattttttttgtttttgacaaagAGATATTGATTAGTTGATTTAGTTCTTTGTAATTagaataacattattattatcagTACTCCTCTTGtgctttctttctttctaatcaatctttttttttgagatggTGTGTCCCTAATTTTTATTACCCTGTCATGTAAATTCATTAtaacctttccaaaaaattaattttgcatatattaatgTACAGAGCGGTGACCTAAGACTTGCAATAACATTAAATTACGAGGTTTTATTACACAACTAAACGACAGCTAAAACAacgtaaaaaaagtattgtttttatcccatttccttaagtgtaaaaatgttggaggAATAGCCAACAAGACAAAACGTTTGCAATCTCCTCCGCCCCAGTATTAGTGCTGGCTAAAGAAACCGTTGGCAACTCCATCAGTACTTCATTATAATAAACatcaataatttcattacaGCCCTGTATAGccaaaaagaactaaaaattatgcagcaacaatttacttctggcctgcctcctcTAGCCCTTACCACAACTCCCAGGACTTAGCTGTTAAAAGTGAAGAATGCCCGCCACACatataatccaaatttggattcgctcccaGCTGTaatcatgacagtgtggtatacagccttcatcgtcaagagttgTTTGCCAGCGTGTCGAGACTGTTATTACTTTTGAAGGACGACatattgtagagaaaatatagctaaatggtgtatttaaacatatcacaaattggtttttagTTGTCTTttattgattccataaaaatgaaatttagttaatttacTCCAAGTTTTGGACCCCACTCTCTAAATCGTACAAAATctataaatgcaaaaaataaacaaaatagttgattagtttgtaaatattatatgtattgaatGAATCAAAGGGaagaacataaattaaatttgatcttcaatgcaaaaaaagtaatagtaggtttgtttctttaataaaaaaggaattattagAAATGTAATATGATCTTTTATAACTCAAACGACAGCTTTCCCTTTTTTCAtacactatttatatataaaaaaaacaactcactATCAATTtctagttaaataattattcagatAATGAATAATTCGGGCATGTTTTTGaatattacattcatttttaatatacatgtaTCCAACTTAAGGCATGTAACACTTAAGTAGTCATAGGCTTCACACACACTCTCTTTAGTCAAATTGTGTGACTTTGACACTTATGTAGGTAGAATACAcacattttaattgaaaagtgGAGAAAATGATAAGGATTTAAAGTTACGCAACCTTCACCTTGTaagcatttatttatacttttactattaaatattattcccTACTTATTGATTGAAATATTGACGGCCATATCTGacgaatatgaaattttttatagtatttttttttctggcagctatcaaatatttcaattctcTTACCAAAAGCTATAAAACAGCTACTTGTTATTGGAATTACACAATACACAAATCAAGGTACCCATTTCTCCTTTCCTTCATTTCCTTAAACTAAACTCTATTTCAACCCTTATTGCGGCTCTAACTATAAAACAAAGTGACAAAACACAACTTTTAAGTTGAGGAGATTTCCTTGCTTACAAGGAAACAATTTTCTTTAGGATACCAAAGATGAcagttattttatagttttctcTCATGAATCATAATTTTTACTTCCCTTCGCAGAAATCACATTGTTAATTCAGACTAAAGGTTGAACTAATAGAGATGTATAGTCTTTAATTTTATAGTGTACAATACACTTCACTGTACATATAGGGGATAAAACCTAGTAAGTTCTTATTAGTAATGGATTGCATACTTAAATTGTGGGTTTTTTGGTCTTTGTAGTTATTTGCTACAGCGGATTTCCGCTTCTTAAACGATCATCAACGAAATTATACCGACTCTGATACGTCTCTGACACAATTCCTCGATTAGGATAGAGATTCAGTTCTTTCTTATactaattaattcatgaaaatgaacaaattaaattttagccaaacttttcggatgcaaaatgatattttaagcattattgaaaaaaaaaaaaatcggccaaTACACTACAAGTGGCGACAAAGATGGTAAAAACTTCTGCCGAGGCTCACGCTCACGGAGCTGAGATACGAATGTTCTGGGTTGGAACTTGGAAGTGAAGACGAGTTGAGGGGTCAGAAGAAAATAGAACTCGTGGCATTGGTGAAAGAGTTCATCGAGGGTTGTGGCTGTAATCCCAAGTCCTTCGATTTCATGATGGGACTCAAGCCTCTGGAGATGGTGCTCCAGGCACGACGGGACAGCTGGGGTACGACATCCCTCCCCATTGGTGATGGATGGACTATGAAGGGCCATAGATGGTTGTAATTGTGGGACGAATTCAAGATTTACGTGTCTTTGTTGGGGGAATTGTCCCCGGAACGTAAAAAGACTCTCCTGCTTCACTGTGCTGGAACAGAGGTCCAGAAATAGTTCAACACCATACAGATTGTTACTTTGCCTCAGGAGGAAGTCTTCACCTCGACGGTAAGGCAATTCGGGATGTTTTTTCTCTAACGGAAAGTCTATTGTTTGAAAGCTTCCGGCTGTCTGAGATGAAACAGGGAGCCAGGGAGAGCCTGTGGATGATTACGTGACTAGGTTGCGTTGCTAGGCAAAGTTTGGTCGATTTGCGTGCAGGAACTGCAAAAGCTCGTTCGAAGACAAAATTATTCTTGATGTGTTGGTTAAGAACACGTCGTCTCCACGCTCCGCCAAACTGTCTTCGAGAGTGGCAAacccccaaaattactttttcacacaTGAATgcgaattttttaatctattgtcaaaataattagAAGAAATTCGCCAATGTCGTGATAATTGAAgtctttttatgcttaaagtaatagacatataacattttaagtttacaaaatacatttttaaggtcatataaaagctcaaaggtcacaaaaaaatgtcaagttcttcgaaatttgtattttagtgTGTGTACTAaggtgtccaatttttagggGAACTTGTTAATTAGATTTTaggttgtattttaatgaaaaaaattgtgtttcaaattttgtttttagtcttcaaagggcgttttttgacctctataACTATgtgaaatgactttttttaaccacattctctatttgtaaagggattcagaagtttcaattttaaagttatgttgctgaatttcataagtttgaattttaaagttatgggtTTGaacttcaaaagttttattaaagttaattcTCTCAActgatacataagaatataatcctaatttttcattctgaagaaaaacaaattgtagccaATGAAATACttcggatactcaaacgatcaaaaCCACTTTACTGacctccaaatcgaatcaaataagtaaCAGAGCTCACTCCTAAATTTGATTGTAAGTGgctaaagtaatagaaattactgTTAAGTGGAATGACAAAAACCAATTTACACATAGTTGGACAACGGATAATAAGGGAAACTGTTTATGAAGtaagagtaaataaaaaatgtcatagaaaaataattcaaaatatcattttggatCCGAAAAGTTggactaaaattgaattttattttaacactttatactattttctgtaaatatagctattatttaatatcaaggGGAAGCTGGAGTGGGTAGAGGCAGTCCTTACAGTTATGGGTGATCCTCaagagaggggaaaaaatatcagtaaattaaataatttgttattaatagaaataaataaaaaattatatatggaatAAAGTGGCAGAAAGCCACGACCTGCTACTGGGCATAGGGTATTTTATCTGGTTCTCACTTGTCTAAAGAAAGAAGAACACccactatatattttaatacaaattcacGATACGGTTCTTTTTACGTATATTGAAAAACTGAATCGCAGGTAACctgatttttcacatttttaccTCTATTAAATCTTGcaacctctcctccaaaaagaagCAGGAAAAAAGATTCAAAGTATGTTACCAGTTATTAGTCATTGCAATATTAGCCATCTAtagaacttttattcaataatagttgggAATAGTTCACTGCAAACTAACCAGAGctcattaaaaatcaaattaatatggggaaaagaagtagaaacatcgacagcCGACAACAAAATGCAGagtacatttttgttttggtGAACTAACGTCGTGTTGCCAGTTCGAAAACCGGTTTGGATCCGTGACATCAATAGTAGGTACAACAACATAACCTCTTAGTATACATAGCTGTGtactatattataaattatggataaattccattattttttccaatgtgTAACTCACcagattatttttactttcctttttaacataaatattatttttagtatgtatgtTTACATAGTTTCCGTGTTGCGTACAATGAAAATGGAAAAGGCTCGTAAATTGAactctataatataattaaattgaataatattttgttagcATATATGGATAAAGAGTACAATATACATAGCTTCAATCTCTTTccattttatctttctaattgAATCAAGgtctttttaggaaaaaataaattaaaagaatgatGTTTTGTGACATTACAttacatttgacaaaaaaaaaaaagattttacacTTATACAACATTTgatacacctgaattaagagaTATATCAGCTATCTTTTATATGATATtagggggagaaaatgaattactgctataaagaggagatccttctacattttaaatagcattagtccaggtataattatttatgttcatatatatttattttcttatgcactttcaaaataatttacagCAAGATTGGAGGGGAAAGCTTACTTCAGAGGTATAAATTAACACCCTGATGACTTATTAAATAGTGaaacaaaatgaagaaagaacACACGCAATAACcggttttctttttgtaatttttcaaacatttatacgttttgatattttcttcagaATATTACAAAGACTCTAAGAcgacaaattatgaaataaatgtcaattttttattttaaaaaaaggccactacaattatttctaataaaaaatgtcatttgaaaaaagggcctgcattttttttcccaaagttTTACCTTAGGCCTCCCTCAGTCTATTCCCAGCCCTATGAACTACTCCAAGAATTGATCATATCAAATCGATTTATACTTAAACATATAACTTATAACATAATTGCATTTCagatttagtaaatttaagCTAAGTTTTTCTCTTAAAGTTGAGTTGGTGCAGGTAGGCTAAAGagatttaatgtttttgattaGATACTTAAAGGTAgttcataaatttgaaattaaaaataaatgtttgaaatattgctaattaattaataatgcaaTTACTTTCTACTATTAGTTATGAATTTATATCCGTAATCCATTTCTAAGTATAAATAGATGactcaacttttaaaaaatgtcatttgaaagaagaaattatttcttttttattattattactaataagaTTTTAACAAAGACATACTGTTGCTTCAATGACAAATCTCTTCAGTCCTTATCAGACTTTGTTGACACAGtgataaaaacatgaaaaaatatttctaaagatAACTTGTTGAGTGTGAAGAGAAGACGCTACGCTGTAAAAAGGTGGCTTTAGTCAACCGCTACTATGTGGACGAGTGTTTTTATGTGTGGAGCCTTTTTTCTACTAAGTGCCTCGGGTTCTAGTCATGTGTTCCTTCAAAAAGGCTCTTCGTTTAGGTACTCTTGTGAGTATTCATATCAAAAGGAGTGTACATGGAGTCTAAACAATAACGAGCCTTGTTCCTTGAAGGATTTGAAGATTACTAACAAGTGCTTCACGTGGCTTCATACAAGGGAGAATGGCTCCTTTTGTAACTTGTTCATTACACACTTTGACCCTACTATCCATGTTGGACGTTGGAGATGCTCAAATGGAAGTGAAATTGAGCTGTTGGAGGTGATACATCCAAATGTGAAATTGTTTGGATTGATGGATGTCTATGAGAATACTGTCCGGGAGTTTACCTGCATTGTATCTGGAGGAGCACCTAAGCCCATCAAAGTACAATGGATAATGAAATCATCTCTACAATACGGAGCAGAGACTCTATTGAAGGATGTACAGCTGATTCAAAATGTATCCTCCACTCAAATACAGCTCCTTGGAAAAGAGTCCTTGAATGGTCAAAGTCTGATATGTAGGACTACACAGATGGATCATAGAGGAGCTCAAATTACGTATGACGATACTAAAGTAATCAGAGTTGAGAAAAGTCTTTCACAAGCTCGAAGCTcgaattttcaaatcaaatctcGGTATCCGGATGGTATTAGAGGACGTACAGTTACGTTAGTTCTGGCTAAAGATAAAATGAGTACATTTACTTGTTTAACATCCAGTCCTTGGCATGTATGCCAATGGAAGTCTCCTATATCCAAAGAACCCTGCGGTATTTTCAATTCGGATGTCCCTCGGGATTGCAGAAAGCTATGGAATATAAAAGAAAGGTATAActtcaaatgttttaatttataagaatctagtgaataactaaatttgatattatacatGTTTGTATTTCAATAGTAAGGATCTCAACGCATCACCCAACACCTGGGTAGTTTCAAAACGAACCACTCAAGAAAACTCCTGTAGTATATCTGGTCTTATAACGACTGCACACGAAGGGATATGGAACTGCGAAATGCAGTCGAAGCCCTATGGACAAAATGATCAATATTTTCATGATCAACAGTACTTTAAAATCAAAACCATTAAAACCCCAatgataaatgtaaataatctaCCTCAGGAGATCAACATGTCTGAAAATGaggttattaatattaaagttgaaGCTTCAAATGCTTTTCCTGAACCGGTCCTTCGCTGGTTCCTCAATTCAGATCCATACAAACCTGAAATAATAAGTCTTCAACAGATAGATAATTCATTAAACGCAGAGTATCAATACATTGCTGATTCAAAACACTCTGGAAAACGACTCTCACTAGAGGTTGTTCAAGTAGATGATGAAGGAAAGGAAGTAGTTAGTAGATACGAGTCCTTTCTTACAATTCAACAGGCTCTGGCTGGAGGATCAACTCAAATGGGTGGGGGAATTATTGCTGCCATCGTGATTGGTGTCATTGCAGGGCTGCTACTATGCTGCATTTTACTCTTATTACTCATTACAAAACGAAAAGGAAATGATCGAATCCTTGTCGTCAAGAAGGAAAATCCAGAATCTGGAGTAATGAGCACACAAACCAATGGAAGAGGAACGGAGAGCATTGGTACAGGAATGGAAGATTTGCAAAAACTCGGTCGAAGAGGAAGTAGAGAAAGACTCTTAAAGGAGCCAGCCTACTCAGAATTAACCTTTTATCCGGATCCATCTCGAAAACTCACTGACCTTCTAAGTCCAGATGAAGTCGAAGTGTACGACTATGAAGGAAGTGGAAGCACAGCAGGCTCTTTGTCAAGTTTGGATTCATGTGATGAGGAAGAAGCAGATCGTCCAATATTTTTCCAACGAAGTTTGAGATCCAATCCAAAGTTTAAAGATCTCATTGACTACCTTCCTCTCTCAGATGAGGAAGAATCAGACTCTATAACAATTTCATATGACGACTCTGAGGTATAGAAGTATAAGTGTTTATGAACTTTGTCTATGCACATAATATAATGTACTAATATCAACAAACATTAGGCAATACGGTTCTTTTGTTTGTTGtagctaatttaaaaatatcgtaCATTTCCTTATCAAGGAATCTCACACTGTATATTTATAGGTatggtatatgtatatactctTTGTATATAGTATaactattatttgttattataaaaacaattaaaggCGAAAGAAattaaacaacaacaaaacgtCAAGAATTCCAGTGTTGTATCGACTCAAACAATTATCGACTTGAGAGtcttgtggaaaaataatacagctgattttgtattataaactaaatataggGATATGTTACTCTTATAGGGGGCGCTCTGAAATGTTTATCAACAACTAGTTTCAAAACAACCTATTTATCGCACGGTGTTTTCTCTCTAACGCAAAAATACTCTAGGTATTTTGCTGTCAGCTGTCAATTACCTCATCTTACTTGATACTCCATggctattttcatttttataaataaaagaagtacTAGGTATACTATACTTACTTGATTATAAGTGTGGCAGACGTTCTTTTAGAAGTCAAGGAAAGGCCAGAAGTTAGCCATATTTTTGCAGCAGAAGTTGTGGGACTTCTTGGCTGTATGAGCCAATAATTAGGCTAGACACGCTGGT
The Lepeophtheirus salmonis chromosome 10, UVic_Lsal_1.4, whole genome shotgun sequence DNA segment above includes these coding regions:
- the LOC121125182 gene encoding uncharacterized protein; the protein is MWTSVFMCGAFFLLSASGSSHVFLQKGSSFRYSCEYSYQKECTWSLNNNEPCSLKDLKITNKCFTWLHTRENGSFCNLFITHFDPTIHVGRWRCSNGSEIELLEVIHPNVKLFGLMDVYENTVREFTCIVSGGAPKPIKVQWIMKSSLQYGAETLLKDVQLIQNVSSTQIQLLGKESLNGQSLICRTTQMDHRGAQITYDDTKVIRVEKSLSQARSSNFQIKSRYPDGIRGRTVTLVLAKDKMSTFTCLTSSPWHVCQWKSPISKEPCGIFNSDVPRDCRKLWNIKESKDLNASPNTWVVSKRTTQENSCSISGLITTAHEGIWNCEMQSKPYGQNDQYFHDQQYFKIKTIKTPMINVNNLPQEINMSENEVINIKVEASNAFPEPVLRWFLNSDPYKPEIISLQQIDNSLNAEYQYIADSKHSGKRLSLEVVQVDDEGKEVVSRYESFLTIQQALAGGSTQMGGGIIAAIVIGVIAGLLLCCILLLLLITKRKGNDRILVVKKENPESGVMSTQTNGRGTESIGTGMEDLQKLGRRGSRERLLKEPAYSELTFYPDPSRKLTDLLSPDEVEVYDYEGSGSTAGSLSSLDSCDEEEADRPIFFQRSLRSNPKFKDLIDYLPLSDEEESDSITISYDDSEV